The following coding sequences are from one Aliarcobacter skirrowii CCUG 10374 window:
- a CDS encoding 4-hydroxy-3-methylbut-2-enyl diphosphate reductase: MKIELASSYGFCFGVKRAINIAQKYENSATMGPLIHNEDEINRLKKDFNVGLYSNLSDVKPEDTVIIRTHGIPKDELKELKKTTKKVINATCPFVTTPQNIVKNMSKEGYSIVIFGDINHPEVKGVMSYATDIEDVHIILCKEDLKNLKFKKSKIACVAQTTKKKETYLEIVNELILKNKEVRVFNTICDATFENQDAARDISIKADVMIVIGGKSSSNTKQLHSICLENCKDSYLIENEQDLEISWFKDKKFCGITAGASTPDWVIQKVINKIEGFKL; this comes from the coding sequence TTGAAAATTGAGTTAGCTAGTAGTTATGGTTTTTGTTTTGGCGTTAAAAGAGCTATAAATATTGCACAAAAATATGAAAATAGCGCTACTATGGGTCCATTAATTCACAATGAAGATGAGATTAATAGGTTAAAAAAAGATTTCAATGTTGGACTTTACTCAAACTTAAGTGATGTAAAACCTGAAGATACTGTAATTATTAGAACTCATGGAATTCCAAAAGATGAGTTAAAAGAGCTTAAAAAAACTACAAAAAAAGTTATAAATGCAACTTGTCCATTTGTAACAACTCCACAAAATATTGTAAAAAATATGTCAAAAGAGGGCTACTCAATAGTTATTTTTGGAGATATAAATCATCCTGAAGTTAAAGGTGTTATGTCTTATGCAACAGATATTGAAGATGTTCATATAATTCTTTGCAAAGAAGATTTAAAAAATTTAAAATTCAAAAAGAGTAAAATTGCTTGTGTTGCTCAAACTACAAAGAAAAAAGAGACATATTTAGAAATAGTAAATGAACTAATACTTAAAAATAAAGAGGTTAGAGTATTTAATACAATTTGTGATGCAACTTTTGAAAACCAAGATGCGGCTAGAGATATTTCAATAAAAGCTGATGTTATGATTGTAATTGGTGGAAAAAGTTCATCAAATACAAAACAGCTTCACTCTATTTGTTTAGAAAATTGCAAAGATTCATATTTAATAGAAAATGAACAAGATCTTGAAATTTCTTGGTTTAAAGATAAAAAATTTTGTGGAA